In Diabrotica undecimpunctata isolate CICGRU chromosome 4, icDiaUnde3, whole genome shotgun sequence, a single genomic region encodes these proteins:
- the LOC140439316 gene encoding uncharacterized protein isoform X2 — translation MQESDSYSEYDDSEEDRNYSPIEESSSDSNHDLQNIADVHLNKSLKKKGKKRLRYSDLDKRQVRKRKRNAGEEYVGYKNKLVKARSLQNYIHTCRFQCQKFTDEERQEIFNQFWGLGNWNLQNAFITSCTEIALPKRRRTEAVTNKGKSVTIKLKNMRVCKMFFLKTLDISNGRYSRILNGISDVGITAVDKRGRAPCPNKLSQDVIDKVKRHIDMFPKYTSHYTRHYNPRRRYLPSFLTIRKMYKCYLEHCQENNEAPVKEWFYRRVFNTEFNLSFHYPLSDTCNKCDKFETSIKSCTSESDKKKIMCERESFITEKPNREYKPKKRQK, via the exons ATGCAAG aatCTGACAGTTATTCGGAATATGACGATTCAGAAGAGGACAGAAACTATAGTCCAATAGAAGAAAGTAGTAGCGATAGTAATCATGATCTACAAAACATTGCAGATGTTCATTTAAACAAGTCATTAAAGAAAAAGGGCAAAAAACGTTTGAGATATAGCGATTTAGATAAGAGGCAAGTaagaaaacgaaaaagaaatGCAGGTGAGGAATACGTAGGCTATAAAAACAAGTTAGTAAAAGCAAGAAGTTTGCAAAATTATATACATACTTGCAGATTTCAGTGTCAAAAATTCACCGATGAAGAAAGACAGGAAATATTTAACCAATTCTGGGGTCTAGGAAATTGGAATCTGCAGAATGCATTCATTACGTCTTGTACAGAGATCGCTTTGCCCAAACGACGACGTACAGAAGCTGTTACTAATAAAGGAAAGAGCGTTACTatcaaactaaaaaatatgaGAGTTTGCAAAATGTTTTTCTTAAAAACTTTGGATATCAGCAATGGACGGTATTCGAGAATTTTAAATGGGATATCTGACGTTGGAATCACCGCTGTTGATAAAAGAGGAAGAGCTCCATGTCCTAATAAACTATCACAGGATGTAATTGATAAGGTAAAACGACATATTGATATGTTTCCAAAATATACCAGCCATTACACCAGACATTACAATCCCCGTAGACGGTACCTTCCTTCATTTTTGACCATAAGAAAAATGTATAAGTGTTACCTAGAGCATTGTCAAGAAAATAACGAAGCTCCTGTCAAGGAATGGTTCTACAGGAGAGTGTTTAATACCGAATTTAATCTAAGTTTTCATTATCCCTTGTCCGATACTTGTAATAAGTGCGATAAGttcgaaacatcaataaaatcgTGCACAAGTGAGtcagataaaaagaaaataatgtgcgAGAGAGAGAGCTTCATCACCGAAAAGCCGAATCGGGAATACAAGCCAAAAAAGAGGCAAAAATAG
- the LOC140439316 gene encoding uncharacterized protein isoform X1, whose protein sequence is MQESDSYSEYDDSEEDRNYSPIEESSSDSNHDLQNIADVHLNKSLKKKGKKRLRYSDLDKRQVRKRKRNAGEEYVGYKNKLVKARSLQNYIHTCRFQCQKFTDEERQEIFNQFWGLGNWNLQNAFITSCTEIALPKRRRTEAVTNKGKSVTIKLKNMRVCKMFFLKTLDISNGRYSRILNGISDVGITAVDKRGRAPCPNKLSQDVIDKVKRHIDMFPKYTSHYTRHYNPRRRYLPSFLTIRKMYKCYLEHCQENNEAPVKEWFYRRVFNTEFNLSFHYPLSDTCNKCDKFETSIKSCTSESGISLFRSTKNFTYTSTYNQQSVLYASIMDI, encoded by the exons ATGCAAG aatCTGACAGTTATTCGGAATATGACGATTCAGAAGAGGACAGAAACTATAGTCCAATAGAAGAAAGTAGTAGCGATAGTAATCATGATCTACAAAACATTGCAGATGTTCATTTAAACAAGTCATTAAAGAAAAAGGGCAAAAAACGTTTGAGATATAGCGATTTAGATAAGAGGCAAGTaagaaaacgaaaaagaaatGCAGGTGAGGAATACGTAGGCTATAAAAACAAGTTAGTAAAAGCAAGAAGTTTGCAAAATTATATACATACTTGCAGATTTCAGTGTCAAAAATTCACCGATGAAGAAAGACAGGAAATATTTAACCAATTCTGGGGTCTAGGAAATTGGAATCTGCAGAATGCATTCATTACGTCTTGTACAGAGATCGCTTTGCCCAAACGACGACGTACAGAAGCTGTTACTAATAAAGGAAAGAGCGTTACTatcaaactaaaaaatatgaGAGTTTGCAAAATGTTTTTCTTAAAAACTTTGGATATCAGCAATGGACGGTATTCGAGAATTTTAAATGGGATATCTGACGTTGGAATCACCGCTGTTGATAAAAGAGGAAGAGCTCCATGTCCTAATAAACTATCACAGGATGTAATTGATAAGGTAAAACGACATATTGATATGTTTCCAAAATATACCAGCCATTACACCAGACATTACAATCCCCGTAGACGGTACCTTCCTTCATTTTTGACCATAAGAAAAATGTATAAGTGTTACCTAGAGCATTGTCAAGAAAATAACGAAGCTCCTGTCAAGGAATGGTTCTACAGGAGAGTGTTTAATACCGAATTTAATCTAAGTTTTCATTATCCCTTGTCCGATACTTGTAATAAGTGCGATAAGttcgaaacatcaataaaatcgTGCACAAGTGA AAGTGGTATCAGTTTGTTTCGATCTACAAAAAACTTTACCTACACCAGCACTTACAACCAACAAAGTGTTTTATATGCGAGTATTATGGACATATAA